The sequence below is a genomic window from Pseudoalteromonas tetraodonis.
TTGACGGCGTTGATATTGATTACGAATACCGATCTTCAATGAACGACTCAGGTCACCCCGATGATTTTCCTATTTCCAACGCGCGCCGTGCAGAATTGAATGCCTCATACCAAGTGCTAATGATAAAAGTACGTGAAGAGCTATATCGTGCAGGTGAAGCCGCAGGTAAGCACTATTTACTCACTTTTGCGTCTCCATCTTCTGGTTATTTATTACGAGGTATGGAAACCTTTCAAGCGGTTAAATATCTGGATTATGTAAACATTATGTCTTACGACTTACATGGCGCATGGAACTCACATGTAGGGGACAATGCTGCCTTATTTGACACCGGTTTAGACTCATAATTAACACAATGGAACGTATACGGCACTAAAGAGTTTGAAGGGATTGGTTATTTAAATACCACGAGCCAGGCGTAACCGATGTATGGTTAGCACTTTAATGTAAAACCTTAATGTTAGATTTTATATAAAGCAGCTTTCGAGCTGCTTTTTTTATCGCGAACAGTCACTTTTATTGTTCAAAACAAGGCTTTATTACTAATAATTAATCCATTGACATCAGCATACACCCAATCACCGGTATTAATTGTGGTGTTTAACATATTAACCGGGTGATCTTTGGCACCTAAACCGCGCTTAGTGGTGCAGCGCGGCGTAGCGCCTAGTGCCATCACGGGTAAATCAAGCGTGGCAAGAATTTCAATATCGCGGCAGCAACCATTAATAATAATGCCTTGCCAGCCATTTTTTAGGGCTCGCTCTGCAATCATATCGCCAATGAAGGCAAAACGTTTACTAGCAAAGCCATTCACAACCAACACTTTGCCTTCACCATTTTCATGTAATATATTGCCAGCAAATGAGTTATCGTCTGGGCAGGTGACAGTCACTACTTGACCATAAAAGAGAGTTTTATTACCAAAGTGTTGCAAGCCACTGTCAGCGACTTGCACATGGTCGCGATGTTCATCGTATAAATCGGGCGTAGTAAACTGTGTCATTGAGGGCATCCTTGTTTTTTGTAAAGCCACGTAGGCCAACGGCAGTACATTTAAAGTAGTAATAATGTTTATCGTAGGCTAATTAATCATTCAGGTGTAGCTATTGTTGCAAATTGGCGTATAGATTTTAGTCGCAATATAAGTACTTTTAACGTTTTTTAACGCTTTTTTATAAGTAACTTATGCTGTTACTTAGTTTTATTTTTTGAATAAATTTGATTTTGCCAGAGCATTAGCCAAACGTCTCATTGTTGCGTGCTTTTTCAAATGCTACGTTCAATTGTTATTTTAAAATTTGGGCTGTAATAATTGGCCCTATACACACATACAAAAAGAGAAGCGTGCTTTATGATCATCTTTTTTATTTGCCTAACTATTTTAATTTTAGGCTATAAGTTTTATAGCCCGTTTGTTGAAAAGCAAGCGGGCATGGATTCAACGGTCGACACACCACAAAAACGCTTTAGCGAAGGTGTTGATTACGTTGCAATTCACCCTGTTCGTGCATTTTTGATTCAATTTTTAAATATAGCAGGCGTAGGCCCCATATTTGGCCCAATATTGGGTGCATTATATGGTCCGGTTGCGCTTGTATGGATTGTGCTTGGTAATGTTTTGGGTGGCGCTGTACACGACTTCTTCTCAGGAGTAATGAGTATAAAAGAAGACGGTAAAAGCTTACCGGAAATAGCTGGGCACTACTACAACGTTGTATTTAAAGGCTTTATGCTTATTTTTACTGCGATGCTACTATTTTTTGTTGGTGTTGTATTTATTATGAGCCCGGCAGGATTATTAAGTAACCTTGATATATTTAAGGATACAATATTTGCAAATAATACCTTTTGGGTTTTGGCCATTTTAGCTTACTACTTTTTAGCCACGTTATTACCCATTGATAAAATCATCACTAAGTTTTACCCTATTTTTGGTTTGTTAATGATCGTAATGACAGTAGCTATTGCGGTATCACTGCTAATAAACGCACCACATTTACCAGTAGCGGGCGACTTTTTAGCATACTTTGAGGCTGATCACGCTCATGACTTCTTAGCACCAAATCCTGATGGACTGCCCACTTGGCCGCTGCTATTTATAACCATTACCTGTGGTGCTATTAGTGGTTTTCACTCAACGCAAGCCCCTATTATTGCCCGTTGTTTAACCAACGAAAAATACGTACGCCCAGTTTATTATGGTGCGATGATGTGTGAAGGCATTGTAGGTTGTGTTTGGGCATTAGCGGGTATTGCTGCATTCCCTGAAGGCTATGCGGGTTTAAAAGCTATGCTTGATCTTGGTGGCCCAGGTTTGGTGGTTAACCATATTGCAAACAGCTACTTAGGTGTATTTGGCGGTATTATGGCAATTATTGCTGTTGCTGTTTTCCCTATTACCTCAGGCGATACGGCGTTTCGTTCACTGCGCTTGACTGTGGTTGATGCGTTTAGTATTCCGCAAAGTTTACGTAATCGTTTATTGCTAGCAATCCCTATTTTAACCATTGCCTACTTTATGACTAAGCTCGATTTCTCTGTGATTTGGCGCTACTTCGCATTCTCAAATATGCTGCTTTCTACCAGTGTGTTGTGGCTTGCGACCAAGTACTTATTTGACCGTGGTACATTCCACTGGATCACTAGTATACCAGCAGTAATCGCTACAGCAGTGACCTTGTCATACATAATGACCGCGGCAATAGGGTTAAACTTATCAAGTGATTTAGGTAAACCGATTGGTGCAGCGGTGGCTGTTATAGGGTTTATTGTATTAGCTGTTGTGCATTCAAAGCATAAAGTGCGTACGGCTTAATAAATCGTAATCTTAAAAATGTAAAAGCGAGCCTTATTAAGGCTCGCTTTTTTTATACTTGATCGCCAATCGCTAAAAAGTGGCTTGTTCGAAGTAGCTGATATCATCTAGGGTTTTACTAATCATCATCGCACCCTCTAATAAGCTCACTGTTTGTATTGCCGCGCGAGCAGGGTTTTCTTCACCATTCGCAGCGTGTGCTTGGGTTAACCAGGCTAAATTTTTATTAAAAAACCGCTGAACTTCAACCCGCACTTTATCAGGTAGGCTGTCGCTTTCTGCGCCGAGCAAGCCACATAAACACATTTTTTTATCAATCACGAGTGCATTTCTAAATAACTGAGTGTAAATATCAATAGGGTTTTTACCGTTTGCTTTGTGTGTCTGCGGTTCACCAAGTACAGCCATAAAGGCATCGGTATATTGATGCGCAAGCTCTGCACCTAAATCAGCTTTAGTTGGAAAGTGATAATGCACACTGGCACTTTTAATACCAACTTCACTGGCCAACTCTCTAAAGCTAAAATTGCTATAGCCACCAAGTCTAACTTTATTTTCTGCTGCTTTTAACAGGGCCGCTTTTTTTGTCATTTTAAACTTCCTTCATATCGCTGCAAAAATTATCAACCAGTAGGTAGTTATTTTCAAGCTCTTTTATTTTTAGTTTGCAAAGGTCGAGATCTTAATATAAATTACCTATCAGAAGGTAGGTAATTTATTCTTGCCAGTATTAGTTCAAACTGTGGTAAAAATATAAAGAGATAATTATGGAAATTTATGACGTAGAAAACTTTCCTAATCCATTACATGTACGTATTGCGCTTGCTGAAAAAAGGCGACTGATAAAGTAGAGTTTGTTGCTGTCGATTTATTAAATGGTGAGCACCGTACTGAGGCTTTTTTAACTAAAAACCCTTAGCAGGCGTACCTGTTTTAGAGCTAGATGATGGAACGTTCATAACAGAAAGCACCGCGATTACTGAATATATTGATACCGCTTTTGCAGGCCCTTCATTAACCGGTGTTGAGGCAAAAGAACGCGTGGTGATTAATATGATGCAAAAGCGTGCGGAGTCTATGGTGCTTGATGCTGTAGCCAGTTACTTTCATCATGCAACGGATGGTTTAGGCCCAGCGCTTGAAACCTATCAAAATGTTGCTTGTGGAGAAAAGCAAGGTGAAAAAGCGCGCCAAGGCTTTGTTTATTTTAATACAGTGTTAGCCAACTCTGCTTATGTTGCCGGTGAGAATTTTAGTGTTGCAGATATTACTTTGTACGCCGGTCTGGTGTTTGCAGGCTTTGCAAAAATAGCTATTCCAAGGAGCTATCACATTTAATAGCATGGCAAGAAAAGGTCGCTCAACGTCCAAGCATTGCTGTTTAGATATGGAGTCAAATATGAAAATTGCAGCTGATTTTAGCGAACGTGTTGTTGTACATAGCGAATCGTTAGAATGGATAGCCTCACCGATGGCGGGTGTTGATAGGCGTCCACTTGATAGAGTGGGCGATGAGGTTGCACGCGCAACCAGCATTGTACGTTATGCGCCAAACAGCCATTTTTCTGCTCATACACATACCGGCGGTGAAGAATTTATTGTGCTTGAAGGTGTTTTTCAAGATGAACATGGTGATTTCCCCAAGGGTTCTTATATTCGTAATCCGCCTGAGTCAAAACATACACCAAGCTCTGAAAACGGGTGCGTTATATTTGTAAAATTATGGCAGTTTCAGCCAGAGGATAGAGAGCATGTTCGCTTGCAAACTAATACCATGTGCAGCGTTCCTCACCCTGAGTTTAGTAATGTAAATGTAGTTTCTCTTTATAAAGATGCCATTGAAGAGGTGAGTATTTTAGCATTTGCACCTAACAGTGAAATATCGTTAAACGCCTTGGGGGGGGGCGAGCTTTTAGTTCTTGAAGGCTCGCTTGAAGAGCAGGGCGATACATTAGTAAAGCACAGCTGGTTAAGAGTGCCGCCTAACAGCGAAATTAAAGCAACAGCAGGCAGTGAAGGAGCCAGAGTGTGGCTTAAAATCGGTCATTTAACAGATGTTGAAAACCAAATAGCACGGCTTAAAAATGCATAATTAAGCATTTAATTAAAATGGGCACAATAAAAGTGATGTGCCTGTTTTTTGATCTACTTCACTATTGGTTACTAAGCTATCACCTATACTTGATGCTCATATTATTGCGGAGTTCGGGTTATGGTAAATTTAACACACGGCTTATCTATTGGTATTGAGCGCTCTGGTTGCGAGTTTTTTTTAACCTTAAAAGCCATAGGCACACTCACTCATAAAGATTATGAAGTGATCACGCCGATGATAGACTCTGCGCTTGGCGAAGTTAAACATCCTATTGTTAATGTACTCATAGATGGTACTGAGCTTGATGGCTGGGAACTTAGAGCCGCATGGGATGATTTAAAACTTGGCTTAAAACACAGCAAAGAGTTTAAAAAAATAGCCATATACGGCAACAAAGACTGGCAATCAACCATCGCTAAATTAGGCAGTTGGTTTGTATCAGGTGAAATTCAATATTTTGAGAACGCCACTGCGGCTTTAGAATGGTTAAAAAGTAATGATGAAGAAGCGGATGCTTAAATAAAGGCCATAATCGGCCTTTATTTTTAAAGTATTTATACCAATTCGCTTAATTAAGTGATCTATTTTGAGGCAGGAAAAACGTGTTGATAGCTAGGCAAAAAGTTTGCTATTTAGTTGTTCAAAATGAGAATTTTTTAACGCAGATAGCGACACGTTTAGCCCCATAAAATGATTAAGTATTATTGCGGATTGGTATTATACCTCTTGAAGTGTAGGTAATGCGGGAAATGCCCCCTTGGCTAAGCAGGCTTTAGAGCCACAGCGCAAACCAAAATTTAAAGCGTGCTTTACTAGATGCTCATTATTAATTTTTTCGATGAGCGGGCTATTTTCATCGGTGTGATTTAAATAATATAACACGCCTGCAATAAACGCATCACCGGCACTGGTAGTATCCACAGCATTAATGATTGGCGCCGATTCGTTTAATATAAACGCCTTATGGTAAACCGTTGCCGGTGCAGGGCCATCGGTTAAAAATACCAATTTAACACCTATATTTAAAATAGATTGTAAGTAATCATCAGGTGCATGCTGTGTTTGCTCAGCTAAAAAGTTCAGCTCATCACGCGATAGCTTAACAATATCGCAATAGGCATAACACGCGTGTACATTGTGTTCAATGTCATTGCTATTTTGCCACAAGCTATAGCGTAAATTTACATCAAAGCTAACGAGTTTATGGTTGTTTTTAGCCAGCTTTAAAGCACACACGGTGGTGTTTGCAATGGCTGGATTGGTTAACGTGTTGGAACAAAAGTGTAGGGTACTCAATTCATCCCATTTGATATGGTTTAAGTGATCACTCGTTAACAGTAAATCGGCGGTATTGTGGCGATAAAAATTAAAGCTGCGTTCACCGGTTTCATCTAAACTCACAATAACTACGGCCGTTTGAGAGTCTTTAATCGTAAATAAGTACTCTGTACTTACTTTATATTGCTCAAGCGATTTACTTAATTGTTTAGCAAAGTAGTCATCACCCATACCGCCACAAAAAGCAGCCTTGCCGCCTAACTTTGCATAACCTACCGCTACATTGGCAGGGGCACCTCCTGCAATGGGCAAATAAGCACTGTTTTGAGAATCTTGTGGCAGCATATCAATAAGTAGCTCGCCGAGGCTAAGTAATTTGGTCATAGTGTAAATCCTAAAAAACCCAGCAGAGCTAGGTCAAAATTCAAGGGAGAATTATTAAAACTAATTAAAGTTAGTGTAACAATCGCTGAAAAACATAGCTTCAGCGTTTGTTACACTAAAGATGATTAGTTAAACGCGTATTTAAGCGTTATTGATGTTGTGCGGCCATTAATAGTACGGGCGCGAATAATGTTATTATCTGGAATTGAGCCTTCTTCAGCTTCTGTAATACCTACCGTATCGAATAAGTTATTTACATTAAGTGCAATATTAAGGTTTTCAGATAAATCGTAACTTACAAAGCCATTTACTTGAGTGTAACCGTCAAATTTAAGGTCGTTATTGTCTTGAGCGTAAGCATCAGTAGTACCAATAAAGTTGACACCGGCAGCACCTTTATCAAAGCTATAACGAGCCATTAAAGAGTAGATTAAATCAGCTTGGCGGCGTGGCGTATTACCTACCACTTCAGGGGTAAGTGCATCCTTAGCAATTTCTGCATCAGTCCATGTTAAGTTACCACGAAAATCCCATGCATCGATGAAGTAAGTTGATTCAATTTCAATCCCTTTTGCTTCGTACTCACGGTCAAAAAAGGTTTGCGATGTTGCTTCAAAGTTTTGCTCTTCTGTTTCTGCATAAAACGCTGTTGCAAAAACTGAGAGTGAATCAAAACGTTTTTTAACCCCAAATTCATACTGGTTTACTTCATCAA
It includes:
- a CDS encoding putative 4-hydroxy-4-methyl-2-oxoglutarate aldolase, yielding MTQFTTPDLYDEHRDHVQVADSGLQHFGNKTLFYGQVVTVTCPDDNSFAGNILHENGEGKVLVVNGFASKRFAFIGDMIAERALKNGWQGIIINGCCRDIEILATLDLPVMALGATPRCTTKRGLGAKDHPVNMLNTTINTGDWVYADVNGLIISNKALF
- a CDS encoding carbon starvation CstA family protein; translation: MIIFFICLTILILGYKFYSPFVEKQAGMDSTVDTPQKRFSEGVDYVAIHPVRAFLIQFLNIAGVGPIFGPILGALYGPVALVWIVLGNVLGGAVHDFFSGVMSIKEDGKSLPEIAGHYYNVVFKGFMLIFTAMLLFFVGVVFIMSPAGLLSNLDIFKDTIFANNTFWVLAILAYYFLATLLPIDKIITKFYPIFGLLMIVMTVAIAVSLLINAPHLPVAGDFLAYFEADHAHDFLAPNPDGLPTWPLLFITITCGAISGFHSTQAPIIARCLTNEKYVRPVYYGAMMCEGIVGCVWALAGIAAFPEGYAGLKAMLDLGGPGLVVNHIANSYLGVFGGIMAIIAVAVFPITSGDTAFRSLRLTVVDAFSIPQSLRNRLLLAIPILTIAYFMTKLDFSVIWRYFAFSNMLLSTSVLWLATKYLFDRGTFHWITSIPAVIATAVTLSYIMTAAIGLNLSSDLGKPIGAAVAVIGFIVLAVVHSKHKVRTA
- a CDS encoding TetR/AcrR family transcriptional regulator: MTKKAALLKAAENKVRLGGYSNFSFRELASEVGIKSASVHYHFPTKADLGAELAHQYTDAFMAVLGEPQTHKANGKNPIDIYTQLFRNALVIDKKMCLCGLLGAESDSLPDKVRVEVQRFFNKNLAWLTQAHAANGEENPARAAIQTVSLLEGAMMISKTLDDISYFEQATF
- a CDS encoding cupin domain-containing protein translates to MKIAADFSERVVVHSESLEWIASPMAGVDRRPLDRVGDEVARATSIVRYAPNSHFSAHTHTGGEEFIVLEGVFQDEHGDFPKGSYIRNPPESKHTPSSENGCVIFVKLWQFQPEDREHVRLQTNTMCSVPHPEFSNVNVVSLYKDAIEEVSILAFAPNSEISLNALGGGELLVLEGSLEEQGDTLVKHSWLRVPPNSEIKATAGSEGARVWLKIGHLTDVENQIARLKNA
- a CDS encoding SpoIIAA family protein produces the protein MVNLTHGLSIGIERSGCEFFLTLKAIGTLTHKDYEVITPMIDSALGEVKHPIVNVLIDGTELDGWELRAAWDDLKLGLKHSKEFKKIAIYGNKDWQSTIAKLGSWFVSGEIQYFENATAALEWLKSNDEEADA
- a CDS encoding carbohydrate kinase family protein, which gives rise to MTKLLSLGELLIDMLPQDSQNSAYLPIAGGAPANVAVGYAKLGGKAAFCGGMGDDYFAKQLSKSLEQYKVSTEYLFTIKDSQTAVVIVSLDETGERSFNFYRHNTADLLLTSDHLNHIKWDELSTLHFCSNTLTNPAIANTTVCALKLAKNNHKLVSFDVNLRYSLWQNSNDIEHNVHACYAYCDIVKLSRDELNFLAEQTQHAPDDYLQSILNIGVKLVFLTDGPAPATVYHKAFILNESAPIINAVDTTSAGDAFIAGVLYYLNHTDENSPLIEKINNEHLVKHALNFGLRCGSKACLAKGAFPALPTLQEV